One stretch of Bacteroidota bacterium DNA includes these proteins:
- a CDS encoding ThiF family adenylyltransferase: MNELIIIESDLVFLKTRLQSSKFETCAILLTNPIKRGDYYRLLVKEIHMVTPDGYRKRNTSQAIIDPLFLAPLVKRAKINGFGLVFVHTHPGEQSIPNFSTIDDDGEILLSKFIKSRKVEGPHAAIVFGENLCRSRILNSRKAVKVISIGKTRETLFDPVRNKLLDRFHQRQVRILGNSGQQTITKLRVGIVGLGGTGSIICQQLTYLGIQNFLLIDPDNVEQSNLNRLVGAYKKHIGLAKIRVAKEHVKKISSKVEVEMLQRSILDDDVAKKLSKVDFIFCCTDSQSSRAVLNQLAYQYLVPTIDIGVSITTIQEIVSRITGRVQLLSPDHACLTCQELLDANIVRQEFLTPEQIAQDPYFIGAGEPQPAVISINSTMASLAITMFLNVVTKLPGSARYLIYDAIQGRIRSATASQYPTCIVCSRHGALGRGDQWSLPVRLVSPHE; this comes from the coding sequence ATGAATGAATTAATTATAATAGAATCCGATTTAGTATTTTTGAAAACACGTTTACAGAGTTCAAAATTTGAAACGTGTGCCATTCTTTTAACGAATCCCATAAAACGTGGGGACTACTACCGTCTGTTGGTTAAAGAAATTCACATGGTAACCCCAGATGGTTATAGAAAACGCAATACTTCGCAAGCAATTATAGATCCTCTTTTTCTAGCACCGCTTGTTAAAAGAGCAAAAATTAATGGGTTTGGATTAGTATTCGTTCATACACATCCAGGTGAACAAAGCATACCAAATTTTTCAACCATTGATGACGATGGCGAAATATTGTTATCAAAGTTTATTAAAAGTAGAAAAGTAGAAGGCCCGCATGCAGCAATTGTATTTGGAGAGAATCTTTGTCGAAGTAGAATTTTAAATAGCCGAAAAGCAGTTAAAGTAATATCAATTGGTAAAACTCGTGAAACTCTTTTTGATCCTGTTCGAAATAAATTATTGGATCGTTTTCATCAACGGCAGGTAAGGATTTTAGGAAATAGTGGCCAACAAACAATTACCAAACTCCGAGTAGGTATTGTAGGATTAGGGGGGACAGGTTCAATTATTTGTCAGCAACTAACTTATTTAGGCATCCAAAATTTTTTGCTTATAGATCCTGATAATGTAGAACAATCAAACCTAAATCGTTTAGTAGGTGCGTATAAAAAACATATAGGCTTAGCAAAAATACGGGTCGCAAAGGAACATGTTAAAAAGATTAGTTCTAAAGTTGAAGTAGAAATGCTCCAACGAAGTATTTTAGACGATGATGTCGCTAAAAAATTATCAAAAGTAGATTTTATTTTTTGTTGCACGGATTCACAATCTAGTCGTGCGGTTTTGAACCAATTAGCTTATCAATATCTTGTTCCTACCATTGATATTGGTGTTAGTATTACTACAATACAGGAAATAGTGAGTAGAATTACAGGACGTGTGCAGCTTCTTTCGCCTGACCACGCCTGCCTTACATGTCAAGAGCTTTTGGATGCCAATATCGTTCGTCAAGAGTTTTTAACACCAGAACAAATTGCCCAAGACCCTTACTTTATAGGAGCAGGAGAGCCTCAACCAGCGGTTATTTCTATTAATAGCACAATGGCTTCACTAGCTATTACAATGTTTCTTAATGTGGTCACGAAATTGCCAGGCAGTGCGAGGTATTTAATTTATGATGCTATTCAAGGTAGAATAAGGTCTGCTACTGCTTCCCAATATCCCACCTGTATAGTTTGTTCGAGGCATGGGGCATTAGGCCGAGGTGATCAATGGAGCCTACCAGTTCGCTTGGTATCGCCACATGAATAG
- a CDS encoding E2/UBC family protein, whose product MSLIDEQLITLQAEFPGASITPSGGGSHVVTLPNVTLPEGWNLPKTIIKFVVLANYPHGAPDCFWVEPNLRLKNGSSPKNTNIQIIPGTSDNWLWFSWHTSRWSPNRDTLYTYAKVIETRLKVVE is encoded by the coding sequence ATGAGCTTGATTGACGAACAACTTATAACTCTACAGGCAGAATTCCCAGGTGCATCCATTACTCCATCTGGAGGTGGATCACATGTCGTAACTTTGCCAAACGTTACACTACCGGAAGGGTGGAATTTGCCTAAAACTATTATCAAATTTGTAGTGCTAGCAAATTATCCACACGGTGCACCAGATTGTTTTTGGGTTGAACCAAACCTGAGATTGAAGAATGGATCTTCACCGAAGAATACAAACATTCAAATAATACCAGGCACCTCAGATAATTGGCTTTGGTTTTCTTGGCATACTAGTCGATGGAGCCCCAACCGTGATACATTGTATACGTATGCAAAAGTTATCGAAACGCGCCTTAAGGTTGTTGAATGA
- a CDS encoding DUF932 domain-containing protein, which yields MAHNLEQREGQASMFYTGDVPWHQLGRHLNKPATAAEAMEAARLDYTVVKRPMKAIINGHKYSDVPNAFATLRNDTNVVLGVVGARYEPVQNKDAFNFFDPLVDRDEAIYHTAGVLGRGEKIWLLAKLPDYIKVGPKKDPVEKFVLLYNSHDGSSHIRVKMSPIRVVCQNTLTAALSGTESEVRIKHTQSAQDKLQEAHQILGLTNQLYSQLDFIFNRMALRKVSGSQLVEYVKTLIPDNPQAENNTRTENMRNHIISLHDTVQDASMHRGNLFGAYNAVTEFVDHYSSQKDASKQLRSIWFGGSGEQLKRRAYQLAESML from the coding sequence ATGGCACACAACCTGGAACAACGCGAGGGTCAAGCCTCGATGTTCTATACCGGGGATGTCCCTTGGCATCAATTAGGACGACATCTCAACAAACCCGCAACAGCTGCAGAAGCAATGGAAGCAGCACGACTGGATTACACAGTCGTTAAACGTCCGATGAAAGCGATCATCAACGGTCACAAATATTCAGATGTTCCCAATGCGTTTGCAACACTTCGAAATGACACGAATGTTGTTTTGGGTGTAGTTGGTGCTCGATATGAACCAGTCCAAAACAAAGACGCGTTCAATTTCTTCGATCCTCTTGTGGACCGAGACGAGGCGATCTATCACACTGCCGGCGTGTTGGGACGAGGCGAAAAGATCTGGCTCTTGGCGAAGCTTCCTGATTATATCAAAGTCGGCCCGAAGAAAGACCCAGTAGAGAAGTTCGTCCTTCTCTACAACAGTCACGATGGTTCAAGTCATATCCGCGTAAAAATGAGTCCAATTAGGGTCGTGTGCCAGAACACCCTCACCGCAGCACTCTCAGGAACTGAATCAGAAGTCCGTATCAAACACACACAGTCCGCTCAGGACAAACTGCAGGAAGCTCATCAGATCCTTGGACTTACCAATCAGCTGTATTCTCAGCTTGATTTCATCTTCAACAGGATGGCACTTCGCAAAGTCTCAGGATCACAGTTGGTTGAGTATGTGAAGACTCTCATTCCGGATAATCCACAGGCAGAAAACAACACCCGGACCGAGAACATGCGGAATCACATCATCTCTCTGCATGATACCGTTCAGGATGCTTCGATGCACAGAGGGAATCTGTTCGGTGCATACAATGCCGTCACGGAGTTCGTTGATCACTACAGCAGCCAGAAGGATGCGAGCAAACAGCTTCGTTCTATCTGGTTCGGAGGATCAGGCGAGCAGCTCAAACGGAGGGCATACCAGCTTGCCGAGAGCATGTTATGA
- a CDS encoding WGR domain-containing protein — protein MNTIRLENTSAGHNKFYEFQGIKNNGRYTVKALYGRIGQAGQISVIYDGVSQAEADLEFQKKLNEKKKKGYVFVSRNGKPTTTETSEKKTLLSLYQ, from the coding sequence ATGAATACAATTCGTTTAGAAAACACCTCTGCCGGCCATAACAAGTTTTATGAGTTTCAGGGTATTAAGAACAACGGCCGCTATACAGTGAAAGCGCTTTATGGTCGCATCGGTCAAGCCGGGCAGATCTCAGTGATCTATGACGGCGTATCACAAGCCGAAGCTGACCTCGAATTCCAAAAGAAGTTAAACGAAAAGAAAAAGAAAGGATACGTTTTTGTATCCAGAAACGGGAAGCCAACGACAACCGAGACTTCAGAAAAAAAAACTCTTCTGAGCCTGTACCAATAG
- a CDS encoding host-nuclease inhibitor Gam family protein, whose protein sequence is MIEQKSPDWLQELLDAEEEKEKHQLIEMSKIKADQALAAISVIEAKINEVNDIAEKEISLIQNWNMSEVAKLQKKIDWLVWNMQNWMQSTGEKTISLPHGKIAFRMGRDRYEVVDLPRFLPIGQKLGLVRVTPAKTEPDLIAIANYTKLNGGKPPVGIMRTPAQSHFSYKTKGTNDVEYERNDEQAQAGAIAGNSNQAHAA, encoded by the coding sequence ATGATTGAACAAAAATCCCCCGATTGGCTTCAAGAACTCTTGGATGCTGAAGAAGAGAAAGAAAAGCATCAACTTATCGAAATGTCCAAGATCAAAGCAGACCAGGCATTGGCAGCTATCTCGGTCATCGAAGCCAAGATCAATGAGGTGAACGATATCGCTGAAAAGGAAATCAGCCTTATCCAGAACTGGAACATGTCAGAGGTTGCAAAGCTTCAGAAGAAGATCGATTGGCTCGTTTGGAATATGCAGAACTGGATGCAGTCTACCGGTGAAAAGACCATCTCTCTCCCACACGGCAAGATTGCATTCCGCATGGGTCGGGACCGGTATGAGGTGGTGGATCTCCCTCGCTTTCTTCCTATTGGCCAGAAACTTGGACTGGTCCGGGTCACACCAGCCAAGACAGAACCGGATCTCATCGCAATTGCCAACTATACTAAGTTGAATGGAGGAAAACCTCCCGTTGGAATTATGAGAACACCTGCACAATCACACTTTTCATACAAAACGAAAGGAACAAACGATGTCGAATACGAACGGAACGATGAACAAGCCCAAGCTGGAGCTATCGCAGGGAATTCCAACCAAGCTCACGCTGCTTAA
- a CDS encoding tetratricopeptide repeat protein, with amino-acid sequence MKKRNRYMHLYVLFFTSISLFNTIFSQDVSNELSFAKVVFEKGNYTECISLADSYLNNNDNFYMSNDPRGVGFNWTNLLILGLKGQALFELERYTDAIAVLKDFDERILKYSNEPYRRIDQDDIDMYKSEIANNRATLGRSYIILGYFAQAEDYCEYASKNYPDDLSFILNMAHCLFLNNKKDEARKYYTHAVNLIIDTQEFDDYITPDFNYFISKNWEIEALSEQLEEMKIYLNSRNIPWDAQRPNEFQLCNTTQFDSLKQFYITESDRAISSIFHFTTKFNNYNYEEAATEEGGVNHFSIKRLQTEHQNILDKAKDIGSIYPGKFVLENNFILKTESYDFKSHSFVVDLLQILNDNLPHEILFFKYKREHFNYCTWSGLSYKIINLPSKLKVNVGNVNLAEDFSKSNCTVYYYFEIPDHISPVVKQTKVESTSFFVFLLTKGYKSIKSVSKSQLPKLEKEYKYKNHNDSPYDIDINFTMNLIINRIEMKLPNDQLITWIPKSIK; translated from the coding sequence ATGAAAAAACGTAATAGATACATGCATTTATATGTTCTGTTTTTTACTTCGATTAGTCTATTTAACACAATTTTCTCTCAAGATGTCAGTAATGAACTATCATTTGCAAAAGTAGTGTTTGAAAAAGGCAACTATACTGAGTGTATTAGCCTCGCTGATTCATATCTAAATAATAATGATAATTTTTATATGTCCAATGATCCTAGAGGTGTCGGGTTTAATTGGACTAATTTGTTAATACTTGGATTGAAAGGGCAAGCTTTATTTGAATTGGAAAGGTATACTGATGCCATCGCTGTGTTAAAAGATTTTGATGAACGAATATTAAAATATAGTAACGAACCTTATCGTCGTATTGATCAGGATGATATTGATATGTATAAATCAGAAATCGCCAACAATAGAGCAACGCTTGGTCGGTCCTATATCATTCTGGGGTATTTTGCGCAAGCAGAAGATTATTGCGAATACGCATCTAAAAATTACCCTGATGATCTTTCATTTATCTTAAATATGGCGCACTGTTTATTCTTAAATAATAAGAAAGATGAAGCAAGGAAATATTACACACATGCTGTTAATTTAATTATTGATACTCAAGAATTTGACGATTATATCACTCCAGATTTTAATTATTTTATTAGTAAGAATTGGGAAATAGAGGCATTAAGTGAACAATTGGAAGAAATGAAAATATATCTCAATTCAAGGAATATTCCATGGGACGCACAAAGACCAAATGAATTTCAACTTTGCAATACAACACAATTTGATAGCTTAAAGCAGTTTTATATTACTGAAAGTGATAGGGCAATAAGTTCAATCTTTCATTTTACAACCAAGTTCAATAATTACAATTATGAAGAAGCAGCGACCGAAGAAGGAGGTGTTAACCACTTTAGTATAAAACGATTGCAAACAGAGCATCAAAATATTTTAGATAAAGCAAAAGACATAGGAAGTATTTACCCAGGTAAATTTGTTTTGGAGAATAATTTTATATTGAAAACAGAGTCGTATGATTTCAAATCCCATTCTTTTGTCGTAGATCTTTTGCAAATTCTCAATGATAACCTCCCACATGAAATTTTATTTTTTAAGTATAAAAGAGAACATTTCAATTATTGTACCTGGTCGGGTCTGAGTTATAAAATTATCAACTTACCATCTAAGCTTAAAGTGAATGTTGGCAATGTAAACTTGGCAGAAGATTTTTCAAAAAGTAATTGCACGGTCTATTATTATTTTGAAATTCCAGATCATATTTCACCGGTTGTAAAACAGACAAAGGTAGAGTCCACATCGTTTTTTGTGTTTTTGCTAACAAAAGGTTACAAATCAATCAAATCAGTATCTAAAAGTCAATTACCCAAACTTGAGAAAGAATACAAATATAAAAATCACAATGATTCGCCTTACGACATTGATATTAATTTTACTATGAATCTTATTATTAATCGGATCGAAATGAAACTACCCAACGATCAGTTAATAACTTGGATACCAAAATCTATAAAATGA
- a CDS encoding helix-turn-helix transcriptional regulator translates to MNLTEIRKSKSIRMTDLANQLGISQGHFSNLERGKRPLNDNLINKIADILGEPATLIKQSINSSEPKSLKLGSWISNIRIYGLPFVKAFRYYIENNNLQAQVGDETVLRNTLKHFIETNIGYSVVAELSENKAVLNHIREHIGMEETPKSQKDNINEQSTGQ, encoded by the coding sequence ATGAACCTTACTGAGATAAGAAAATCAAAATCAATTCGGATGACTGACCTTGCCAATCAATTGGGCATCTCCCAAGGACATTTTTCCAACCTTGAACGAGGAAAGCGGCCATTGAATGATAACTTGATTAATAAAATTGCTGATATCCTGGGTGAGCCAGCTACATTAATAAAACAATCAATAAACTCCTCAGAACCAAAATCATTAAAATTAGGGAGCTGGATATCCAACATCAGAATCTATGGTTTGCCATTTGTCAAAGCATTCCGTTATTACATTGAGAACAACAACTTGCAAGCTCAAGTTGGCGATGAAACCGTTTTGAGAAACACCTTAAAACATTTCATCGAAACAAATATCGGGTATTCAGTGGTAGCCGAGCTCTCCGAGAACAAAGCAGTACTAAACCATATCCGTGAACACATTGGTATGGAAGAAACCCCTAAATCACAGAAAGATAACATCAATGAACAATCTACAGGACAATAA